From Mustela erminea isolate mMusErm1 chromosome 1, mMusErm1.Pri, whole genome shotgun sequence, a single genomic window includes:
- the LOC116591593 gene encoding olfactory receptor Olfr180-like translates to MTEDNYSLTTEFILIGFTDHPELKSLLFVVFLTIYVITMVGNLGLVALIFMERHLHTPMYIFLGNLALMDSCCSCAITPKMLENFFSKDRTISLYECMAQFYFLCYAGTTECFLLAAMAYDRYVAICNPLQYHTMMSKKLCIHMAIGIFIASSQHSMIHVGLLLRLTFCRSHQIDHFFCDILPLYRLSCTDPYINELMIYIFAMPIQIITIAIVFVSYICIISTIFKMKSKEGRGKAFSTCASHFLSVSIFYICLLMYIRPFEEGDKDRPVAVFYTIVIPLLNPFIYSLRNKEVLSALKKHMKNNNIVKKLRLPWKIDFNL, encoded by the coding sequence ATGACTGAGGATAACTACTCCTTGACCACTGAATTTATCCTCATAGGATTTACAGATCACCCAGAGTTGAAGAGCCTCCTGTTTGTGGTGTTTCTCACTATCTATGTGATCACTATGGTGGGGAATCTTGGTCTGGTGGCATTGATTTTTATGGAGCGTCATCTTCACACACCAATGTACATCTTCCTGGGCAACCTggctctgatggattcctgttgtTCCTGTGCCATTACCCCCAAAATGTTAGAGAACTTCTTTTCAAAGGACAGAACGATTTCCCTTTATGAATGCATGgcacagttttattttctctgctatgCTGGAACTACAGAATGCTTTCTACTGGCAGCAATGGCCTATGATCGCTATGTGGCCATATGCAACCCACTGCAGTACCACACCATGATGTCAAAGAAACTCTGCATTCACATGGCTATAGGGATCTTCATAGCTAGTAGTCAGCATTCCATGATCCATGTAGGGCTTTTATTAAGGTTAACTTTCTGCAGGTCTCATCAAATTGATCACTTTTTTTGTGATATTCTTCCACTCTATAGACTCTCCTGTACCGACCCTTACATCAATGAACTAATGATCTATATTTTTGCAATGCCAATTCAAATCATCACCATTGCCATTGTCTTTGTCTCTTATATCTGCATCATTTCCaccattttcaaaatgaagtcCAAAGAAGGGAGAGGTAAAGCTTTTTCTACCTGCGCATCCCACTTTCTATCTGtttcaatattttacatttgtcttCTCATGTATATTCGACCTTTTGAAGAAGGGGATAAAGATCGACCAGTGGCAGTTTTTTATACAATAGTAATTCCTTTATTAAACCCTTTTATTTATAGTCTAAGAAACAAGGAGGTTCTAAGTGCTCTAAAAAAACATATGAAgaataataatattgttaaaaaactTCGTCTTCCAtggaaaattgattttaatttataa